The window GATAGTGAAACAGAAATTTTGATTAAGAAAGAAACTTTAACTATGGCTAGGACGGTTCTATTAAAATGTTACGATGAATTAAGTTTATCTCCAGAGATATTCTACGAATGGGATCAACTCTCTCTTTAGGTAGAGAGTGATATCATAACGAGTAACAATAAAAAAGAGATATTTTTAAATATCTCTTTTTTATTTGTTTATTTTTTTGGAATATATAATTTCTTTATAGCATTCAAAATATAATTTTTTGCTTGAACATTAAAGTTAGTAGAATTTATTTCTTTTTCTGTTTCTTGAAAGGCTTTAAATAAAATTATTAAGCCGAATTTTTTATAATAAGGATTAACTATGTTGTTAATGTTTTCAGTTTGATTTTGAATTTCTTTGTCAATATCTGTCTTACTTCTGTATTTATTCAATATTCCATTAATGAGCTCTATTATTTTATTTTTTAAATCGGTCAGCTTATTATTTGCATTTTGATCGAAGATTTTTGGATCATTATATTTATCATCTAGGTTTTTTATAAAGCTATTTATATTAAATTCTTTAGGATCATTTTTAGGTAAACTATTTTTAATACTCTGTAATTTTGCGTATAATGTTTCATCAAAACTTTTATTTTTAGATTCCTTAATTATATCTCTAAGAAGTTGCCTATTTAATGCACTATCAGTACTATTTAATGATTCTGCTTCTTTAGTAAGTCCTAAAAGTGTCTCTTCTATTATATTTTGAGCTTGAGGACACAGATTATAAAACAAATCAAAATTTAAATAATTTTTGTTAGTCTTATAAACCCTTGATCTTAGCTCTTTAATGAATATATCACTTTTTCCTAAATTAACATTAATTGCACAATAGATCGGTTCAATTAAATCTGTAGCAATATTTTTTTCGGAAATATACTTTTGTATATCTTCAAATTTATCGTAATTCTTAACAATTTGACCTGCCATACTTATAGCTGCTTTTTCTTTCAGGCTATTAGGGTTATAAATTTGAGTGTTATTCATTGCGTTCAATTTATAAAATGCAAAGAATAGAATTATATTTAAAATAGTATGTTTTTTCATTACTTATTTTCCTTTATAAAAATTAATTTTGAGGTATAATTTTTTTAGCTTCGTTTAAGATTCCTCTAAAAAATATTTGGTCTATTTTAGCTAAATTACGTTTTTGAAATATTTCTTTATCTATGCCTTTAAATGCTTTATTTATAAAAATAGTGCCAAATTTACTATGATAAGCTAAAATTAGATTTTTTATTATGTTAAATTTTTCATCAAGAGATGCTTCAATTGAGGACTTCTCCTCTTGAGGATTTATAAATTCTCTTATTTTATCAATTATTCGTTTTTCTACTCTTTTTTCTTTAGGAGATTTTTCTTTAGGATTTTTTAATTTGCTATTTACTATATCATTTGTTATTTGTAGTATATATGTTGTGAATTCAATTATATCTTCCTCAAAAAAATTGGGCACAGTATCTTCCAAATTCGTTAGAAAACTCTCAATTATACTTTGTGTTATTATGTGATCTTTAGGTAGATTTTTATTAATTTTATATAATTTGTTATATAATTGAGAATTAAAATCATAATTTTTAGATAATTTTACAATATGCCTAAGAAGTTGTCGATTTAATTTTATAGTTTCATTATCTGTGAGGCCTGCCTCATAATTGATTAGTTTATCTACTATTATATTTTGTCTCTGAGGATCTAAATTATAAAATAAATCAAAATTTAAATAATTTTTACTATTTGGATAGAGTCGTTCTATTAATTCATTTATTATATTAGTTATTGAAGACTTATCTTCATTAGATGATATGTTAACTTCAGCAGTTTTCTTTAAAACATCTTTTTCGTTTGATTCTGGTGATTCCATAGAATTTATTGTAAAGTTTATTAAAAGTAAGACAGTACTAACTTTTTTAAAATTTAAAATTTTCATCTTTAATAACTCCCTTTAATTTTATCTTAATTATACATAATATTATTTCATATTTGCAATACTATGTCTATAATATTACTTGCTGTAATATTTATTAAAATATAGTAATTTGTGATAATAGAATGATTTAGTAAGTGTTGTATCTTTTCAACTTTTATTAAAGGCAGCACTGATCTTAACTTTTGTAAGATAAAAGATGATCAATATGGGTTTAGTTTTTTATAAAATTAAGTTAATCAGTAGGCTTTTTTTCTTAAATTGATATTTCATTCCCTGATTTTTCTGATATTATATTATTATAATTTTATTATTTGTTATATATATAAGTAAAATTTAAAAATCTAACTAATTGTCGTTTAAAAATGCTTATGTTGTTGTTTTTCATGAGCTTTAATAAATTTTATTACAACATTAAGCATTTAAATTAATAAAAATTTAGGAAAATAAATATGAGTATAAGTGCCGGTCTAGTGGGCTTACCTAACGTAGGAAAATCTACCTTATTTAACGCATTGACTAAATCTTCAGTGCCTGCAGAGAATTATCCTTTTTGTACCATCGATCCTCATGTGGCGTGTACCGTTGTGCCTGATAGTCGATTAGAAAAACTCAGAGAAATCTATAATTCTGAAAAAATAATACCTTCAACAGTACAATTTGTTGATATTGCAGGTCTTGTAAAAGGGGCTGCGTCTGGCGAAGGGTTGGGGAATCAATTTTTAGGAAATATTCGTGAAGTGAATTTAATTATACACGTTTTAAGATGTTTTGATGATGCTAATATTTTATCAACTCGGACTGAAAGTGTAGATCCTCTTTCTGATTTTGATGTTATTTCTACAGAGCTTATATTAAAAGATATTGAGTCTATCAGTAAAAGGAAAGAAAAATTTGCTCATCTTTTAAAAGCAAGTAAAAATGACGTTAAGAAAACTAAGGAGCTAAATTTAGAAGCAGAATTACTTGATAATATATCAAAAGCTCTTGACAATTTTGATTTGAATGCAGTACACCAGCTTATCAATAGTAGTGATGTTGAAACTATACCACTTTTGTGCGCTAAAAAATTTTTAGTTGTTGCTAATTTGTCTGAAAACGATATCCAAGATAATGCGTATGAAAACAATATTCATTATCAAAATCTTGTAAAACGTTTTGGCAAAGATATAGTTATTCCTATTTCTGCCAAACTTGAATATGATTTATCTGTTCTGAATGAAGATGACAGAAAAGAAATGGAAGCTCTTTTTGGTATGCAAAAAAGTGGTCTTGATGAAATTATATCAAGAACATATCAAAATCTTGGGTTAATTACTTTTTTTACTTGTGGTCCTAGAGAAATACATGCATGGCCTATTACTAGTGGAATGACTGTAAGAAAAGCTTCTGGTGAAATACATTCAGATTTAGAGCGTGGATTTATATTTGCTGATGTTTTTAATGTTCAAGATCTATTTGCTTTAGGTTCAATACCTAAATTAAAGGATATGGGTAAGATTAGAACTGAAGGACAAGATTATCAAGTTAAAGATGGAGATATAATTCTAGTTAAATTTAATGTTTAAATAGATATTATTTATTTTGTTTTTGGTGTATAATATTATATAAGGTAGTTACAAAATTTTAGTTTTTAGTTTATGAAAAGAAAAAAAGGATATTTTTCTATATCAGCTGTTGCAAAGATGTTTTCAGTACATCAACAGACTATTAGATTATATGAAAAAGAAGGTTTGATTAATCCTAAGCGTTCTTCAGGAAATACACGTCTATTTTCCGAAGAAGACGTTGATCGACTTGAAGAAGTTATTTATCTTACTCATAAATTAGGAATAAATCTTGCAGGAGTTGAGATGATATTAAAGCTGCAAAAACAAATTAAGAAGATGCAGACTGATATGAATGCTCTTTTTAAAAAGTTACAAAAAGAGCTATCAGACGAAAGCGAGATGCATAAACAAATCATCAAAGAAGCTGCCAATAAAATTAGCGAAGTAAAAAAGAGAAAAAAGGTTGCTTTATCTCCTGAAAATGTTTTAAAAAATTTAGAATAAAGATTTG of the Candidatus Babela massiliensis genome contains:
- a CDS encoding MerR family transcriptional regulator, with the protein product MKRKKGYFSISAVAKMFSVHQQTIRLYEKEGLINPKRSSGNTRLFSEEDVDRLEEVIYLTHKLGINLAGVEMILKLQKQIKKMQTDMNALFKKLQKELSDESEMHKQIIKEAANKISEVKKRKKVALSPENVLKNLE
- the ychF gene encoding redox-regulated ATPase YchF, whose product is MSISAGLVGLPNVGKSTLFNALTKSSVPAENYPFCTIDPHVACTVVPDSRLEKLREIYNSEKIIPSTVQFVDIAGLVKGAASGEGLGNQFLGNIREVNLIIHVLRCFDDANILSTRTESVDPLSDFDVISTELILKDIESISKRKEKFAHLLKASKNDVKKTKELNLEAELLDNISKALDNFDLNAVHQLINSSDVETIPLLCAKKFLVVANLSENDIQDNAYENNIHYQNLVKRFGKDIVIPISAKLEYDLSVLNEDDRKEMEALFGMQKSGLDEIISRTYQNLGLITFFTCGPREIHAWPITSGMTVRKASGEIHSDLERGFIFADVFNVQDLFALGSIPKLKDMGKIRTEGQDYQVKDGDIILVKFNV